In Spirochaetales bacterium, the genomic stretch CGTATTTTTTCAACAGCAGCATCCAGACGAGAAAACTAAGCCCGTACGAGAACGCGCCGATATAGGTATACGGGGTTTTTAAAAGATTGATATAATAATCCGTAAAACCCGCGTTTTCTGCGGTCTGTGACTGAATAGCGGCGAGTTTGAGAAAAAGCTGTCCCACGGCGCCCAAAGCGATACTCGCAAACACGACAAGGTACTGCATAACCGGGATTGCTCCTTTCCTCTATAGAATTCGAAACGGCAGATAGATCAGACCGATAGAAAGCAGAAGCCACAGCAGGCCCGAAATAATAATACCGATGTCCTGCAATACGACCTCCGTAGGGTCTCCCTCATCCCGTTTCCAGATAATGAACACATACCGGAAAAGAACGAAGGTGACAAAGGGAATGGTAAATATCAGAAAATCACCATTGTGAAATTTCTCGGTAACCGAGGGAGAAATCGTATACATGGCATAGGAGATAATTGCAATCGCACAACTCGAGAAAATGAGGTGATTGAGCAGGGTCTCGTCGTAAAAATTGAGGACTTTCCGGTGAGATCCCTTTTCCCGATCGAGTTTTATATACTCGTTCCGCCGCTTGCCGAAACCGAGGAACAATGAAAGAAAAAAAGTGGTCATCATCATCCAGTTGGAGGGAACGACCTCGATGGCGAGCGAACCGGCGATGACCCGAAGGACAAATCCCGAAGCGATAAAGAGAACGTCGAGAATAATCACGTGCTTGCCCCAGAGCGTGTATATAATATTAAGCAGAAAATAAGTCGCGAGACAAATGATGTATCTGTAATTGAGAAACAGACTCAAAGCCCCCCCCGCGACAAAAAACGGGACGGCTATAAGAAGCGCTGTGGCCGGTGTTATCTTTCCGGACGGGATGGGCCTGTGTTTCTTGCGGGGATGCAATTTATCCGCGTCTTTATCGAAAACATCGTTCACGATATAGATGACACTCGATATGAGACTGAACGTAAAAAAAGCGAGAATGCTGTGAATAACATCGCCTGCACCGGTCAGTTTACCGGCAAAAAACAGCGGAATAAGGACAAAAAAATTCTTGATCCACTGCTTTATTCGAAGAAGCGAAAAAATATCCCTGATAAAACCAATCATATACCCCCCTTTATCACGGAAATACGGCATCTGTCAAGAACATAGACGCTTCGTGACGGGACCTGCTTCCCTCTCTTTCTGAAATTTATTATGTTATTAACGACAATGATTTCCTCCCGGTTTACCATGTATTCCGGCAAAAAGGAGATACCATGAAAACGACACTTTATCGCATGTTTCTGGAAAACATTCCCCTTGCCGTCCTCATCATCACCGGATTCGTCCTTTCACTAGCCGCGTGGTGGCTTATCGGTATCATGTATCTCGGCTACACGATATTCGCCCTGCTTTTCTTTACCGCCAATGTATGCACCTGTTGTGCCGGCTATTACCGCGGCGACTGTCCTTCCGGATTTCACAAGATCGCCCGGTTTTTCAAACCCCTTGCGGGCAAACAATTCAAACACCGGTTCAAAAGGTATACCCCTGTTCTATATCCCATCTGGTTCCTCCCGCCCGTCATCGCCCTGGTGCTTCTGGTCCTGAAATTCTCGTGGATAATCCTCACCCTTCTTCTTCTTTTTTCGTTTACCGGCTTTTTCATTATTCCGTTTGTTTCGAGTAAATTGTGCGGGGGGTGTTCGAATGCCGAATGCTGTCCCCAGGTGAACAGATGACACCCTTACCCGAACACCCGATTACCATCTGTTTTCCCGTTCGAGCAACCCGGCCAGGAATCGGGCGGTATGAGAGTCCTTTTTTTTCAACGCTACCTTTTCCGGCTGTCCCTGTGCCACAATCCTGCCGCCCCCTTCGCCGCCTTCGGGCCCGAGATCGATAATCCAGTCCGCTTCGGCAATAACATCGAGGTTGTGCTCGATGATGACGACCGTATTGCCGCAGTCGGTGAGCCGGTGCAGCACCCCGACCAGTTTCGATACATCGGCCATATGCAGACCGATCGTCGGCTCGTCAAGGATATACAGGGTATGTTTTTCATTACGGAGTTTTTCCTTATTTCGGGGATCGGGATGCTTTTCCTGAGGCCCCGCTTTCACGAGTTCCGAAACGAGCTTGATCCGCTGCGCTTCTCCGCCGCTTAAGGAAGGACTTCGCTGCCCGAGAGAAAGATACCCCAGACCGACCTCGGAAATAAGCGAAAGGGCGTGCCGGATCGATTGGTGCGCGGAAAAGAAAGCGGCCGCCTCCCCGGCATCCATGGCAAGAACATCCGCAATACTTTTATCCCTGTACCGCACTTCACGGGTCTCATGCGTAAACCTGGTTCCGTTACATGTTTCGCAGAGGACCTCGACGTCGGGGAGGAAACTCATCTCGATCTTCCGGACCCCCTGTCCCTTGCAGGATTCACACCTCCCCCCTTCGACATTGAACGAAAACCGTTCGGGCCCGTACCCCCTCACGCGGGAATCCGTCGTACCCGCGAAAAGACGCCGGATATCGGCCCAGAACCCGACATATGTCGCGGGACACGAGCGCGGCGTTCTTCCGATCGGGGTCTGATCCACTTCGAGGACACGGCCGATTTTCTCCCATCCCGATATACTCCCGCATCCCGAAAGGACCGCTCTACCGGCCGGGAAACCGGATGCTGTTTCCCCGCTCTTCCCCTTTCCCCGCGGTCGCCTCATCTGCAAGAGGGAACTCAAATTTCTGTAGAGGATATCGCGGACGAGGGTGCTTTTTCCACTCCCGCTGACACCGGTCACGCAGACCAGTCTTCCAAGTGGTATCGCGACGTCAAGGTTTTTGAGATTGTGAAGGTTCACATTGCCTATCCTCAACCATCCCCGGTCTTCCTCCGTCCCCACGCTTCGTTTTTTTCTTCCGGAATATCTTTTTTCCGGCGAACGAAGGTATTCTCCGGTCAGGGATTCCCTGCAGGAAAGCAATGCCTCGGGCGTTCCCTCGAAAACGAGTCTTCCCCCATTGATACCGCCGCCCGGGCCGAGGTCGATAATATGATCCGCATCACGTATCGTCTGATCGTCATGTTCGACGACCACGACCGTGTTCCCCTTCTCCCTGAGTCCCAGAAGGGTACGCATAAGATGCCGGTTGTCGCGCGCATGAAGGCCGATCGTGGGCTCGTCGAGGATATAACAGACCCCCCTGAGGTTCGATCCAAGCTGGGCCGCGAGTCGAATACGCTGTGCCTCGCCGCTGCTCAATGTCGGTGCCGGCCGGTCAAGGGAGAGATAAGGTAAACCGACCTCACGGAGAAAATCGAGCCTCACCGATATTTCCGCACAGATATCGCGGGTAATTTCGGCTTCCCGGCCCGAGAGGTCGAGACCTGAAAAGAATACGGCCGCGGCCTCGATAGAGAGCGCCGTTATCGACGTGATAGTCCGTCCTTTGAACTTCACGTGCAGGGCTTCCTCCCTGAGCCTGCCGCCCCGGCACACTGAACAGGGGACCGTTTCCGTTTCGTTTCCGTATTCATGCATATTTTTCGAACGTGAAGCCCGCCTCCCGCTTTTTTTATCCGACGTCGATATTTTTATCCCGGTTCCGTCGCATGCCGGACAGGCACCGTGACCGGAATTAAACGAAAAAAGCCGGGGATCGGGTTCACGGAAACTACGGTCACAGCGGGGACAGACCCGTCTTGTCGAAAAAACAGCCTCCGCCTGCTTCTCCGCACCCTTTCCGGGCTTTCCGGTTTGAGCGATATAGATGACCCCTTTTCCGATCCCGAGCGCCTTTTCAATAAGCCCCATAAGCTCCCGCGCCCTTTTCCTCGTGACCGTCACCTCGGCGACGGGAAGATCGATCGTATGCTCCCTGAACCGGTCCAGACGCGGCCAGGGAGAGGTGGAAACCAGCGTTCCGTCGACCCGGAGATATGGATATCCCTCAGAAGACGCCCACGCGGCAAGATCGGTATAGTATCCCTTGCGGGAGGCAACAAGCGGGGCATAGACGACAACCTCTTTTCCTTCGAAATCGTCCGTCACACGTTTTCTTACCCCGGAAATCGTTTGCGAGCCGACACGGACCCCGCAGTCCGGGCAATATTGCGTACCACCCCTGGCAAAAAGCAGGCGGAGAAAATGGTATACTTCCGTCATGGTAGCCACGGTGCTTTTCCCGCCCCCCCTGCTTGTCCGTTGTTCGATAGCGACCGCGGGCGGAATACCGGAGACAAGATCGACATCGGGGCGTTTCGCAGGCCGGACATACTGCCGTATATAGGCATTCAGCGATTCGCAATACCGCCTTTGGCCTTCCGAAAAAAGGA encodes the following:
- a CDS encoding EamA family transporter: MQYLVVFASIALGAVGQLFLKLAAIQSQTAENAGFTDYYINLLKTPYTYIGAFSYGLSFLVWMLLLKKYDLSFLRPLVGIGYILTSILAWVVLKERITVVRWVGIALIVAGVYLIGISARQQV
- a CDS encoding decaprenyl-phosphate phosphoribosyltransferase → MIGFIRDIFSLLRIKQWIKNFFVLIPLFFAGKLTGAGDVIHSILAFFTFSLISSVIYIVNDVFDKDADKLHPRKKHRPIPSGKITPATALLIAVPFFVAGGALSLFLNYRYIICLATYFLLNIIYTLWGKHVIILDVLFIASGFVLRVIAGSLAIEVVPSNWMMMTTFFLSLFLGFGKRRNEYIKLDREKGSHRKVLNFYDETLLNHLIFSSCAIAIISYAMYTISPSVTEKFHNGDFLIFTIPFVTFVLFRYVFIIWKRDEGDPTEVVLQDIGIIISGLLWLLLSIGLIYLPFRIL